AACTTTAAAGACAAACATTTGAAAGGCATGGAATCCCAGCTAATGAAGCAATTGGCCGAGAAAATGCTGAGAGGTGATTATAACTCGGCCTACTTGTTACAGAGTTATAAGCCTATACCCTCAAATAAGGTACTGGAGCAACAACTCAAACTCACCAACGGATACAGTCGTTACGAAAACATTACCGGGGTCTATTTGGAAGCTGGAGAAAATGTAGTATTGGTGGGTGACCTTCACGGACGCACCGTAGGACTGCTCATTCCAGACTGGATGCGTCAACCGACTCTAGGCTATCAACCGACAAAAGACCCCGAAGGCTGGGGACTGAAAAAACAAGAGATACTGTTACACGAAGGTGTGAACGTAATCAATGTGAAGAAAGCCGGTAATGTGTATGTAGACTATTTCGCGGATGACCCCGACACTGCACCGGCAGTTACCATTCACTTTGTAACTGGGAAGGTAAATGGGTACTTTGACGCTACTGTACAGAGTAACGAAGACTGGAACCGTCTATTAGATAATGCGGTCAGCCCTGTTATGGATGTGAAGGGGAAATATATTCAACTAGCATACCCTGTGGAGCAATTAAAAAAGTTGACTTATGGCAAAGGCAAGGAACTGGCTGAGAATTATGACAAGGTAATGCAGGTACAATACGATTTCTCGGGTGCCACGAAATATAATCGTATACCAAAGAAGCGTATTCTGGCGCGTGTCAACTTTAACTATTTTATGTTTCGCGATGGTGACGGTGTAGCTTTTGAGGGTACAGATGGCACTATGAAGGCAGCGATAGGTCCGGAAGTGACAACTAACTGGGGTATTCATCATGAGATAGGACACGTGATGCAGATGCGTCCTTGGCTTACTTGGGGAGGAATGACAGAAGTGAGTAATAATCTTTTCTCCATGTATGGTACTATGAGTTTGGGTGATTCCAGCCGTTTGAGTAAGCGTCATATTTATGAGGTTGCTTTTAGTAAAGTACTTAATGCGCCAGAAAAGCAGTTTATCATGTGTGTGAAGGATCCTTTCCATAAGTTGATACCCTTCTGGCAAATTCAAATCTATGCCGATAAGATTGGTTATAAGGATTTCTATGCCGACCTGATGGAGCATTTACGTAACCAACCTCATAAAGGGGCAGGTAATGCATCTATTCATAATATGTATGAATATATTAAGCTTTGCTGTGATTTCCTGAAAACAGATCTTACGGACTTTTTCGATGCGTGGGGGTTCTTTCAGACCGGAAAATTTCACGTAGGCGATTATGGTAACTATGATTTTGAGGTCACTCCCAAGATGATTGAGGAAACAAAGCACTACATTGCTTCTAAAAACTATCCGAAACCGAGTATGGATGTGACAAAATTGACAGATTAGTTTTTGTATGACATAAAAACAATTCACGGGAGTTGCATTTAATTCTTTCAATATGAGAAATCTATTTTTTAATTCGATTGCAAATATGGGCAGATGCACTGTTGTTGTATTCATGTTGCTTTTTGTTTGCAATATGTATGGTCAGCAACGCTTTCTTTCCAATCACCCTCGCTTGCTGTTCACTGGTGCAGAAGAAGCTGCTGTGAAGCAGTTGATACAAAACAATCGGCTTGCCGGTGAGTTGGCGGAGTTCTTGAAAGCGAAAGCGGATACATTGGTGATTACTCCGCAGAAACCTTATTTAAAGGATAAATATGGTAATATATTGTGGACATCCCGATCCTATGTGAACCGCTTGGGTACGCTTGCATTAGCTTACCGTCTTTACGGTGAGCGGAAATACTTGGATGCCGCCAACGAGGCTTTATTGTGGGTGTGTAACTATCCCGACTGGGATCCACCTCACTATTTGGATACTGCGGAAATGGCAACTGCCGTAGCTATTGCTTATGACTGGTTGTATGATGCGCTGCCTACTTCGACTAAAGACTTGGTAAAGAAATGTTTGTACGAACGTGCCATTGTTCGTGTGTTGCGTGAATACGAAAAGGGTAGCTTGGGAAGTTGGGCGAAACGAGAAACCAATTGGAACGTGGTATGTAACACTGGTATGGTGCTGGCCGCTTTGGGTATTGCAGAAGATTATCCGAAAGAGGCCGCTGTCATTCTTGATAATGCTGCCAAGTATATGCCCAACTGCCTGAAACATTTTGCTCCGGATGGCGTATGCTATGAGGGCCCTGCTTATTGGGGATATACTACCAGTTATTTAACTCTCTACCTAAAGGCGGTGGCTGATAATGACAATGGAAAGGGAGGTATAGCACAACTACCCGGCTTGGAGCGCACGGCGCTTTATCAAAAACGGACACTTACTCCGTCCGGTCGTCTTTTTAATTTCGGTAATGCGGGGGCTGATGCTCAAAATTCTCCGGCATTTTTCTTATTCAGCCGTATGTATAACCAACCTGAAGTGGCTGAATGGTATCGGGAAAAGTTAAAATTGACCATGCAGGATAATTTACTTCTACATCAGCTTTTCTTTCTGTCACTTCCTTGGTTTGACAATGCTTCACCTAAAAAAGTGGAGAAAATACCTGCTTTAGAAATATACCACAACACAATTAATGATATAATAGTTTTCAATGGGAATAGAAATAAGAAAGGTTCTCTATTTTTGATAGCCAAGGGTGGAGAACCTCGTCAAGCGCATCAACATTTGGATGGAGGTACATTCATTGTTGAAAGCAATGGGGTTTGTTGGACAGAGGATCTGGGAGCTGATGATTATGCCCTACCGGGATTTTGGGACGGACGTCCTGACGGACAACGTTGGAAGTATTTCCGTAATAACAATTTTTCCCATAATACGTTGAGTATCGACCATAAGATTCAGTATGCCAATGGCGAGGCATTTGTTTGCGAAGAGCATACAGATGCGAAGCAGCCTTCTGTAAAGCTGGATATGACTACTCTATACAAAGATCAGGCTTCTTCTGTATTCCGCACGTTCAAATTGTTAAATGATTACACAATAGAGATAATGGATGAAGTGGACTTACTCAGCCCGCAGTCTATAGTCTCATGGATAGCTTCCACCAAGGCACAAGTGGAAGTAAAAGAGAACCGGGTACGCTTGACGCATGAAGGCAAACATTTTTATATGGAAATCATCGCTCCGGCAGGAGCTACCTTTAAAACTTATCCGGCAAAGAATACCTATAAGGGTGAATATCCCATTGAAGGTTACAATATGTTGGAGGCAGAATGTGGATTGGAAGGTGGTAAAGGAAAGGTTGTGGTGCGTATGAGCAGTAAAAGAAATATGAGATAGCCTACTAAGAATAATTTAATTAATAATTACGTATGAAAATAACAAATTTTTTAGCATTGGGCATATGCCTCTTGTTTGGTTCATGTACAATGCAGAAATCTACTGTACAAGTCAACGACAAGGGTACGGAATGGGAGTGGAATAAAGGAACAATTGTAGTGAAAACTCCCGAACGACCTGCCGGACAAGAGAGTGTCATCGGGTTGGCTCTTCCTAAGATGGAAGTAGTTCGTGTGGGATTTGTAGGGTTAGGTATGCGTGGGCCGGGTGCTGTGTCACGTTTCACTTACATTCCTGGCACACAGATTGTAGCACTGTGCGACTATGAAAAGGAGCGTGCTGAGAAGTGTCAAAAGTATCTGAAAGAAGCTTCTTTACCAAAAGCAGCTGTTTACTCGGGTGATAAAGGTTACGAAGAATTGTGTAAACGCGATGATATTGATCTGGTTTATATTGCAACCGACTGGTTGCATCATTTTCCTGTGGCGAAATGCGCATTGGAGAATGGCAAAAACGTAGCGATTGAAGTTCCTTCGGCTATGAACCTGAAAGAATGTTGGGAACTGGTTGATCTTAGTGAGAAGAACCGTAAGCACTGCATGATTTTGGAGAACTGTTGTTATGACTGGTTTGAGATGAATACCTTAAATATGGCACAACATGGAGTGTTTGGTGAGGTAATTCGCGCGCAGGGTGCCTATATTCATAATCTTGCTCCTTTCTGGAAGCATTATTGGAAGAAAGGTGAGGATGACAAATTGGGCTGGCGTTTGGATTATAATATGCGTCATCGTGGCGATGTATATGCTACTCATGGTCTTGGTCCGGTGGCGCAGGCCCTCAATATTCATCGTGGTGACCGTATGGAGACTTTAGTAGCAATGGACACCAAATCGGTCGTAGGTAAGGACTTGGTGAAAGAAAATGCCGATTCTGTTTGTAATAGTTTCCGTAATGGTGACCACACTACTACTTTGATTCGTACCGCTAATGGTAAGGTTATCGAAATCCAGCATAACGTGATGACTCCGCAACCCTACAACCGCCTTTATCAACTGACGGGTACTAAGGGTTTTGCCAATAAATATCCTATTCAAGGGTACGCCCTTGATGCAGAGCAGTTGAAGGCTTCCGGCGTTCAGCCTAAGGTGGACGACTTGAATTCACATGGCTTCATGCCGAGAGAGGAGATGGTAGCTTTAGTAGAGAAGTATCAACATCCTATCCTGAAAAAGTATGGTGAGATGGCGAAAGAGGTAGGCGGCCATGGTGGTATGGATTTCATTATGGACAGCCGTTTGGTTTACTGCTTGCAGAATGGTCTTCCGTTGGATATGGACGTTTATGATTTGGCAGAATGGTGCTGCTTGGCAGAGTTGGGTGAACTCTCTATGGACAATGGTTGTGCTGCTGTTACGTTTCCCGATTTTACCCGTGGTGAATGGAATAAGGTGAAAGGATATAGACACGCTTATGCTGCTCCTGCTGACGAGGAAGCAGCGATGGAAAAAGCGAAGGCTTTCACTAGCAAATTGAAAGAACAAGGCGCCAAAGAATGGGCAGCAACCGAAGAATAAAATAAAATTTAAAAAACATGTAATCAATAGGCTCAGGGTATCAAAGAGTGAATCCCGTTCAGCAACAATAGCAGAACGGGATTTTTCACTTTCCTCTGTACTCTTGTGGTGACTGATTGAAACAGGCTTTGAAGCAATGCCGGAAGTAACGTAGAGAACTGAATCCTGCCTGATAGGCTATTTCCGTGATTTGTAGCTCGGGATGATTTCTCAACAGTTCTGCTGCGTATTTCAGGCGGGCATTCATAATGAACTCGTTAGGAGACATACAGCTCAAGGCTTTCAGTTTATTGTAGAATGCGCTACGGCTTAAAGCCATTTCCTTGGCTAGGGCACCGACGTCGAATTCTGAGTCTGAGAGATGGGCTTTGACCGTTTCCTCTAACTGTTCCAGAAACTTGGCATCAATAGGGTTAAGTGCTAGTGCTTGTATCTCAATTTCAGCAGGAGATTCACTAGTTGTCATTTCCTGGCTGAATTTCTGTTTTAGCAGTTTTCGGTTACGCAGTATATTGGCAATGCGAGCTTGCAGCATTTTGTTGTTGAAAGGTTTCCCAATGTATTCATCGGCACCGCATTGCAGTCCTTCCAACTTTTTGTCGTTCGAAGTGAGGGCTGTGAGCAGTACTACGGGGGTGTGGCAGAGGTCGAAGTCGGTTTTTATCTTGGAACACATCTCAATACCGTTCATTTCCGGCATCATGACATCGCTTAGTATAAGGTCGGGACGTTCTTCCATTGCTTTTTGTAGTCCGTCCTTGCCGTTCATCGCAATAACTATCCGGTAGAGTGGCGAGAGTAGATCGGTAAGCAGTTGGAGCAGTTCTTCGTTATCCTCTACAATGAGTACGCAGTCCTTGTCCGTCCTTTCAATGAAAATAGGTTCCGGTGTTTCTGCGCATTCTTCTGTTTCTGTCGTTTCTGTGAATGGTGCGAGTATTGTTGCAGATTCCGCTTTTGTTGCCTCTATGAAGGTGACATCGTTGTCATCTTTAAAGAGATTTTCTTTGGGTAGTATTACTGTGAAGATACTTCCATAATCTATTGCACTTTGCACTTCGATTTGACCGTGGTGTAGTTCTACAATACCTTTTGAAAGAGCCAAGCCGATACCGCTACCGGGTGAAGAAAAGTTTTCGTCCGCCTGGTAGAAGCGGTCGAAGATGAACGGTAGGGCCTTTGGGGGAATACCTTTGCCGGAGTCTATCACCTTAATATAAATAGAATCTCCTTTATCGGTGATTGACAATTCTATCTTTCCTTTTTCGGGCGTATGTTTAAAGGCATTGGAAAGTAGATTGGTGAAGACTTTCCTCAATTGTCGTCCATCGAACCAGCACAACAAGTTTTCTGCTTCTGTATGGAATATGAACTGTATATTCTGTAAGTTCGCTTGGTCTGTGAAATCTTGATGAATTTGTCTCAAGTAGGGGATGAGGTCCATTTGGCAAACGTTTAGATGCAGTTTCCCACGTTCCATCTTCCGGAAATCCAGTAGCTCTGAGATCAGCTCTTTGAACTGGAATGTGTTTCTGTAGATTTTTGTCAGGCGACTGCGCAGAAAAGGAGAGAGGCTATTGACTTGTAACAGTGCTTCAATTTGTGCGATAATGAGTGTTAGCGGTGTACGAAACTCGTGAGAGATATTGGCAAAGAACTGCAACTTGGCTTGTATCAGTTCTTCATTCTTCTCTTTTTCCAGTTTTTCTTGTGCCAGTGAGGCGCGGAGTTGCATCTTGGAACGTGCTTCACTGAAAATATTCCAGCCAATGACAGTGATTGTGCAGAGATAAAGAATCCACATCCACCAGGTGTTCCACCAGGGATGATGAATAAGGATGGGGAGTTCGATAGCATGTATTTCGTCGAGTAGACTCTGTTGTTGTTCACGTATTACCAGTTTGTACTTTCCGGGGGGGATATTGGTGAATACCACAGTATTACCGTTGGTTTTGCTCCACTCTTTGCTGAATCCTTCCAACTTGTATTCATATATTTTTCTGTCAGTATTATTAACGTAATTGTTCGAAGAAAAACTGATGGAGAAGTTATTCTCTTTGTGGTTCAATTCTATTTGCCGGACAAAGGGTAAAGCACTTTTCAGAATACCATCGTCCGTTCCGACGGAGATAACCCGATTGTTTACTACTAAAGAAGAAAAATAAAGGTTGTAATTGGGGGCTATTTTCTGCAACGAGGAGTTCATGAACGAACTCATGCCTTCTATACCACCTACAAAGGTTTCCCCGTTACGGCAAATCAGAAGTCCGCAACCTTCGTTGATAGCAGAGAGGTGCAAACTCTCCACATCAATTATCTGCTTCTCCTTGGTCTGTGGATGATAAATGAGAAGACCATGGTCGTTACTGATTGCCAGATAACCTTTGGTGGTGATATCCATATTGTAGCAATAGTCGGCATCAATATCTGTGCAAGCTGTAAATTGCTCTTTTTTTCCGTCGAACCGATAGATGCCGCTTCCGGAGGTACCGAAATAAAGGGTACCATCGTGACTTTCCGCCATGCTCTGTACATAATAGTTTCCCAATCCTTTTTCACCGTATTGATAGATATATTTTTCTTGCGGATTGTTCATGTTGATACGTACAATTCTCCTCCAATGGGTTATCCAAAGGTAGTTTTGAGAATCTATCAGAAAATTGCTTCCTTCTGTATTTGCTTCCGGAGTTTGAGGGAATAGTTTTTGAAAGTTCCCTTTGCCTTCTTTGACAAACATCCCTTCTCCCGTAAGGAGATAGATTTTCTCATCTCTGAACGTTACCTTTATCCAGGTATTTCCAAATGCTTTGGAGTGGAAGACAACTTTCTTGCTTGGAATGTCGAAGCACAAGCCGCCCTGTTTGTGAGTACCTATGTAGAGTTGGTCGTTTGCGGCATCGTAGGTAATGCATTTCAGGTTGTAGAAAGGTCCGTGGGCTGATTTTGCGTCCATTAGGTAGTGAGTGAAACGTCCGGTTTCCCGTTCCAGACAGTTCAGACCACCTCCTTCGGTACAAATCCATACGTCTCCACGCTTGTCTTCCACCATGTTTCCGACAAAAGGAAAGCTTAATCCGTTTTCGTTGCCGATACTTTCGGTATAGTGGTGAAAGATATCCACTTCGGGGTTGAAGTAGTTGACACCACCATAGTAGGTACCCACCCAGATAGTACCTTGCCGGTCTTTGTGAAGTGAAAAAATAGAAGAGTGGCATAGACTTCCGGGTTTGCTTCCTCTTTGATAGTAAGAAATATGCCCTAAGGTATCTATCTTGTTCAGTCCGTTGAAGGTACCCAGCCAAATACTTCCCTCGTTGTCTTCCACAAAGCAACGCACATCATTGCTGGAGATACCGAATTCCTTTTGGATGGTAAATTGCTGGCTGATTCCGTTCTCTATCTTGTACATGCCGTTGCGGAAAGTGGCCACCCACATCGTTCCACGGCTGTCCCGGTATAATGAAAGCACGTTGATATTTGGAATCACGCAGATGGGGGATGAAGGATTATGGATGTTATCGGTTCTGTAAAGTCCGTTTCGGGTACCCAGCCAGAGACTGTTATTGGCATCTACATAAAGGCGGATGATTGTTTTATGGAAAGGGGCTTGGTAGACGAATCTGAATGTTTCTTGTTCCCGGTCCCATTGGAAGACACTATCATTAACAGCTGTCCATATTGTATGGTTGTGTGCGAATAGAGTTTGTGTGCGTAGTGGTAGAGATAAAAAACGATCTTTATGTAGATCATAACGGATCAGTTTCCCGTCGGAAGTAAAGAATAGATTACCTTGTTTGTCACTTACTATGTGTGATATTTCATTACCGCCAAAATAATCTTTATTGTCCGGAGAAGGTTTATAGGTTTTCATTTGGTTCCCATCGTAGCAGTTCAAGCCTTCGAGTGTACCAAACCACATTCTGTCCAGTTCGTCCTGGCAGATAGAAAGTACAGATATTTGTGACAGACCATCTGATTTGCCTAAATGCTTAAAATAGATATTTCCGTGAATGGCAACAGATATGATAAGAAATAGGCATAGTAACGATTTCCTTTTCATAGCGGGGATTTTGAGATTAAGCGTGTTTATGATTACCATACAAAAGTAAAGCTTTTAGCCGAGAATGAGATGTTAAAAATGAGCTTTTTAATAGAGAGGACATAAATGTATCATGGAAGGGACGATTTCTCCTCTTATGGAGTTAAGGGCATTCTGTCTGCTCACAGTGAAAATATTGTCAAGTATTAATACTTTAGCTGTCAGGTGCTAACGCCTCTTTTTCAGAGTATTAATACCTGAGTTGTTGGGCATATATACCCAAGGCGCTGGATCTATATATCCACCACACTGGATCTATATGTCCAATAAACGTTGTGAGACAGCGTTATACGATGTGGAGGAGGCGAAGGATGATTTCTCTTCTATATTTTGTGTTTTGTTTTACAGTGGCTGGACAGAATATGATTAATGTTTGCTTAGTATTAGCAAACTTTCCGGTCCCATATTGAACAGCAAGTCTATAATACTCAAGTTAGGCAGGAACCCCAGTTTGGACTCGAAAACCTGGTAATAAGGCTGCGGAACGAACGCTGTATCGGCCGTCCGGAAGTCCTTTTTGGGATGAATGATTTCACGAAAGTCGGCTTCGTCGGCGGTGAACTCCATTTTATATTCGGCGGTACGTTCTATAACCGGATGAATATCTATCAGTTCGCAGACCAGTCGGCAGAGTTCTTCGTTGAAATCGAACAGAAACTCGTATTTCTTTTCGTAGAAGGGACGGAAATCGTCTTTGTAGTATTCGAAGAAAGGAGTATTGTTGTAGGCCGACTCAATAGCGTTCCAATGCAGGTGTCTCCAGTTGCCGTGGTCGGAAATCCGGATATCTTTCATTGGGCATTTCGGTGTATCGGGCTTTACGGTGGGGATAGAGAGAGCCAGTTCGCCGTCCGGTCCGGTAATTGTGCATCGGTTACGGTAGGTTTGTTTCATATAGTGGTCGTGCTGTTCTATAAAAATCTTGTCGTATGCCAATAGTTTGGTGTAGTACTCGACAGGAGCGAGGTAGGCTGAAGATAAATAAGCTGTTTTCATTTCTTTCATTTTATACGTTTTGAGAGTCGTTTATGTTACTGTTCGGGGGATTGTCGTGCTGCCCGGAAGATCATTTCACCGTCCGGAAAAAACGATTCCAACGGTAGCCGTCAAACACTCCGGTGTCTTTTTCTTTGGAGAACCAGACAAGAGAGGCTTTGCCGATCAGATGGTCTTGCGGAACGAATCCGAACAAGCGCGAATCAGTCAGGTTAATGGTGTTGTTGGCTCCCACCCAATAATAATCTTTGGTGAAATAACAGTGTTGTGTTGGTTTGCCGTCCACATAAAGAGTGTCATTCTTGATTTCCGCCTGTTTACCTTCATGCATCACGAGGGTGTTTCGCAGTAGTGTAATATTCCAAGGATGTACCCGGATGAACTTCCCTTTACCGGGGACGATAAGCGGTCGCAGCTCGGTGTCTTTCTTCCCCGCCAAAGGCTGAATCCAGTTATTCCCGTTTATGGCTTGTTCCAACAGGTAATATTCATAACGGCTGAAACTGCGTACATGGGTACTGTCACTGCTACCCATTAAACCGTCATCGTCAATGGAAAGAGTGTGCATGAGTGAAGTTATCAGATTCTCTTTGTCTACCGGATAAGCATAGAGCCGCTTCTTGTCCGGATTGAATTGTACCTCGGGAGAAATCACAGAAAAAAGGGAATCGATAAATAGAGTATCACCCGGAACACCGATACAACGGCCGATGTAGATCTCGCGGCGGTCGATAACCGGTTGCCGGATGCCGGCAGGATTGTTAAACACAACAATATCTTGTTCCCGTACCGGACGCTCGCGCCAACGGTGATAGGAGAATATCGACATGAAAGGAATCCGCAGGCCGTAACTCCATTTATTCACCAGAATACGTTCGCCTTGGAAAATAGAGTTTTCCATGCCGGTGGAAGGGATAAAACAAGACGTAAAAGCAAATCCCCGGAGCAGAAGCACAATGACTATTGCTCCGGCAAATACTAGTATCCATTTGAATTTACGAATGTTCACTTAATAGCTTCCTTTTTTAATCCACCCACTTAAAGAGGCGGTTCCAACGGATTTTTCCGTCAAACCAGCCACGGTCTTTATCGAGCGACAGCCATACAACGATCGGTTTGCCCACAACGTGGTCTTCGGGTACAAAGCCCCAATAACGGGAGTCGGCAGAATTATGACGATTGTCACCCATCATCCAGTAGTAATCCATTTTGAAGGTATATTCATTGGTCTTTTCACCGTTGATATAGATACCGTCCGACTTCACTTCCAGCTTGTTGCCTTCGTATGCCACGATGCAACGTTCGTAGATAGGCAGGTTGTCCGGAGTCAGCGTAATGGTAGCTCCCTTGGCCGGAATCCAGATTGGCCCGTAGTTGTTGCGGTCCCACTTGGTGTAAAGATTCAGCGGATACATTTGTCCGGCATAGGCTTCCGGTTCCATGATTATTTTGCTGATTAGCTTCTTGTTGCCCAGAAGAGTGTCATACATCTTTTTAGTCAGCGGGAGATGATATACAGGATTCAGTTTTCCTTGCGCATTCCGGCTGTCGAGTCCCATTTCCAATAGTCCGATTTCATAACCGGAGTCTTCCATTAGTGTCCTGTCAGCATTGCTGATTCCCAGTTCGCGGAACATTTCTTCCGGGATATATGGACCGGTTGTTTGCACGAAATAGTTGAATTGCAGATTCTCCGGATTCTGGATTGCCTTGCCGTCAATCATGACTTGTCCGTCTACGATCTGGAGCGTGTCACCCGGCAGTCCTACACAGCGTTTTACATAATTCTCGCGGCGGTCTACCGGACGCCAGAGCACTTCTCCGTAGGTTCGCGGGTTATTTAGGATCTGTTTGCGTCCTGCGGCGTAATATAAGTCATACACGGCACGCTGTTGTTCGCGTGTCAGGCTATCCATATCTATCTGTTTGGAATATATGCGTTGGCCTTCGCCGTATGCCAATGTATAAAAGTCTGTCGTCTGTTGGTAATTGACGGCTACCGTATCTCCTGCAGGGAAGTTGAACACTACGATGTCATTCAATTTCACATTGCCGAATCCCGGCACTCTTTTATATTTCCATTGTGGCCATTCGATATATGATTTAGTACCTACAATTGGTAATGTATGTTGCGCCAGCGGCATAGAAAGCGGTGTGTTCGGCACGCGGGGACCGTAACTCATTTTGCTGACATATAGAAAGTCGCCTACCAGCAATGATTTCTCTAGAGAAGAAGAAGGAATCTGGTAGTTTTGGAAGATATAGATATTGACAAAGTAAACGGCTACCAATGCAAAGATAATAGCATCTACCCAGCTCATGACACTCCGAACTGCCGGATTCTTTGACCTTTTCCAGAACGACCAGGGTATTTTCTTTGTGATATAGATATCGAAAATGAAAGGTATGACGATTAATCCCCACCAGCTTCGCACCCAGATGAGGAAAACAAGATAGAGAAGAATAGCAATAGCACATTTAATCCATTGTGCACGTGTGGCTTGTCTCATAGTGGTATATTTATATTAGAACCTTTATTCGTTTAAGAACGGAAATAAGTTTTTCATTCCCAGGAAACCTTCGTGATGCGCGGTGTATTCGGCGGCCAATATAGCTCCGAGTACGAAACCGCCCCGGTTCTTGGCATCGTGAGTGATTGAAATGCTGTCAATATCAGACTCATAACGAACAGTATGAATACCGAAAACTTCACCTTCGCGGATAGAACTGATCGGAAGTTCGTCCGGAGCGCAGTCAGTTGTTCCGCTGATTGTTCCGTCCGGTGCCGTAAATGTCCCTTCCACCCATTTATCCTTACGGTCTATATTCTCTAGAATACCTTCTGCCAGCGTAATGGCAGTTC
The nucleotide sequence above comes from Bacteroides caccae. Encoded proteins:
- the lepB gene encoding signal peptidase I — protein: MRQATRAQWIKCAIAILLYLVFLIWVRSWWGLIVIPFIFDIYITKKIPWSFWKRSKNPAVRSVMSWVDAIIFALVAVYFVNIYIFQNYQIPSSSLEKSLLVGDFLYVSKMSYGPRVPNTPLSMPLAQHTLPIVGTKSYIEWPQWKYKRVPGFGNVKLNDIVVFNFPAGDTVAVNYQQTTDFYTLAYGEGQRIYSKQIDMDSLTREQQRAVYDLYYAAGRKQILNNPRTYGEVLWRPVDRRENYVKRCVGLPGDTLQIVDGQVMIDGKAIQNPENLQFNYFVQTTGPYIPEEMFRELGISNADRTLMEDSGYEIGLLEMGLDSRNAQGKLNPVYHLPLTKKMYDTLLGNKKLISKIIMEPEAYAGQMYPLNLYTKWDRNNYGPIWIPAKGATITLTPDNLPIYERCIVAYEGNKLEVKSDGIYINGEKTNEYTFKMDYYWMMGDNRHNSADSRYWGFVPEDHVVGKPIVVWLSLDKDRGWFDGKIRWNRLFKWVD
- a CDS encoding WbqC family protein, which codes for MKEMKTAYLSSAYLAPVEYYTKLLAYDKIFIEQHDHYMKQTYRNRCTITGPDGELALSIPTVKPDTPKCPMKDIRISDHGNWRHLHWNAIESAYNNTPFFEYYKDDFRPFYEKKYEFLFDFNEELCRLVCELIDIHPVIERTAEYKMEFTADEADFREIIHPKKDFRTADTAFVPQPYYQVFESKLGFLPNLSIIDLLFNMGPESLLILSKH
- the lepB gene encoding signal peptidase I, whose product is MNIRKFKWILVFAGAIVIVLLLRGFAFTSCFIPSTGMENSIFQGERILVNKWSYGLRIPFMSIFSYHRWRERPVREQDIVVFNNPAGIRQPVIDRREIYIGRCIGVPGDTLFIDSLFSVISPEVQFNPDKKRLYAYPVDKENLITSLMHTLSIDDDGLMGSSDSTHVRSFSRYEYYLLEQAINGNNWIQPLAGKKDTELRPLIVPGKGKFIRVHPWNITLLRNTLVMHEGKQAEIKNDTLYVDGKPTQHCYFTKDYYWVGANNTINLTDSRLFGFVPQDHLIGKASLVWFSKEKDTGVFDGYRWNRFFRTVK